TTATATGCTATGCTTTTGCAGTTTAGGGAATTTTTTTGGACCTAACATTTTAATGTAATCTTTTTTCCCAGCTAGAattatttcctgttttaaaaaaatgtccatGGATACAGCAGGTGCTGATACCAGAGCTCACACTGGAAGGACATAGTATCTCTCAGAACATAGTTCACTTTATGCCACTGAGAGCCAAACTTATACAGTGGCAGGAGGTGAACGCAAGTTCTTAGCAGGGCTGGACCTCTGCAGCAGCCCAGGCTATATGCAGTAGGCTATAGGAGTAGGGGAGCTTACACTCCTGAATGTAGCCTGTGATTCAGAGATTCCTTCAGATCTGCTGCTACTGAGAACTGCAGGCTAGGACTGGAGTCTAAGGTTATAGGCCACCTTATGGCTGTGTTGGAGCCACATGCATAGCACAAAGGCTGAAAGTAACTTCTGTGGACAGTTCAGATGGAGAGAACCTGTTTGTGTTACCCTGTATATGAGAACCAAAACAAAGTCTGTCTCAAGCAATTGTATCAAACTATGTAAGTAACAAGTTCTTCAGTGTCCTGCatctaacaaatattttcttttcttgggaCAGTATGGTGACTATGACCCAAATTTTCATGAGCCAGGCTTTCTAGCCCATGATGAACTTTTACCCAAAAGGGTAAGTCTTTATTCTGTATAAAACCAAATCGTTGAATCTACTCTTTGCCACACAGGTATTGCTGTGGGATTAACCAGAGCATTAGATATTGTTTGCTTTTACCCTGAACTTGGCAAAGTGACCGAGCTGTGAACTGCATTGCTGCATTCACATTGTTTGGGGGAAGCAGTACATGTATTTGTATCTTCAAAGGAAACCAAACTCCTTCCTTTCTCTGTAGGTCCTCAGGCAGTATCAGCTGACAGCAGAGATGTGGGAAGAAAAGATTACTGCTTGGTATGCTGAACACAGAGGTATCGCCAggtattgaaataatttaattctttggAAATCTCATACATTTCAGTAACTGGTTATTTGTTATTCAGTGAAATTTTACTTTTGTAGGGTGAgcaaaaaaaatacttgtttgcaAGATGTGATGTTAATAGATTAATTTATAACTAAGAATACAAACACCCACTCATCTGGGGTAAAAAGTGTCTTGTGTAGGGCTCCAAGTGCTTGTAAACTGGACTTGCTTTGAAGTGAACAGAAAAGCTGAGGGCTCTTGCGGAGCTGCTTGACCTAACGTATCTAAATCAGGAGTCCTGCCTCATCAGAGTTCATGTATACCAGCAGAGAGAAATTCCTGTAGAAAGTCTGTGTTGTGTTGAATTTGCAGGTAGTCCTGAGAGTTCAGCCTTTTAATTTAAGGCTGTTAGCTACCTGGGAGTTACTGGCATGTCTGGCCTGTGGAGCAGCTGCCTTTCTGGAGCCATATACCACACCAGTCTCACCCTAGAATAAAATGAATCTGATATATCTTATATCTTGTGAAAATCATGGCACAAAAGGGTGTCCGCATACCTAGCAAGGGATGAAACCAGTAAAGATATGCCATCATAGTTCCAGGACTGACTTTTGGTGCTAGTCCATGTGGACATTCAGCTACTTCAAGACATTCAGCATGTATGGAAATGCAATTAAACAAGAAGTAGGAGCTGTTGGCACCCAGAGGCAGCCTTTCTGAATATTTCAGTTCAGTTTCTCTTTGGCTGTTCTAGATGCTTTTTAGCACtatttttactgaatattttcCTCAGGACTTTCATGCCTCACCTTGAAAGAACAGTGGGTGGAGATTCTCATCCTTCTTTGGCCTCTACCCAAAGCTCTGTTTAGAATTTGTTCAGGTCTCATTTCTCAACGACCTCTATTTCCTGAAAGAAATATCCTCAAGTCATGGAAAACAATGGTAGGGTAGGTCTCCAAGACATAATATGATGGAGTGGCAAAACTAACACAAGGATAAGACTGGACTTGAACTTTAATAAAGATTACACTATACATGATTCAAAATAGGTACCGCTTTATTGTCTTTATTCTGTAGAGATGctgtttttattatcttttttctatTGTTTGAGAGTAAGAGGGCAAAATTAAGATACAAAGGACCAGATAGTCTGTTCTGTTCTAAGTGGGAAATACAGAGTCAGCTAGGAGAGAAAGACTGGAAAGGAATCTTCAAGTATAACCATGGCTTTATTCTCTAGGGATGAAGCTGAGATGAACTACCTGAAAATTGCCCAAGACTTGGAAATGTATGGTGTCAACTATTTCCCAATTGCTGTAAGTGCTTTATTTAGCAGTTTTCAGTTGCTGTAGATGATGGTACTGTCCTGTTAAAATCCTCCAGGGAGTCTGGATGTGGGACTCTGACTCAgactgctgctcttctctgctgctggtggGCTGTGGACTGATTGTCCTGATTTTTACTTGCCTGCTAAATAAGTAGGTGAATAAAACAATTAATCTTAATGTTTGACCATCTGACAAAAGTCTCAAGTACCTCTGGGTATTtaataggaagaaagaaaaagtttgagCTGCTATAGTCAACCTAGAGGACTGGGTTTATTAGCTAGCAGTGACAACATTCATAGTTTTTTGCAGAAACATCCATTTcctaaaaatacagataaatatcAATGTGTTAAAATAAGTGTGGTTCTTTTGTGTTATTTAATGTTGCTGTAAATGGCATTTATTGATATCTATTGttttttagcaaaataaaaaccatacaGATCTCCTACTTGGAGTTGATGCCAAGGGTATTCATATCTACAGCATTAATAACAGGTTCTCTCCGAACAAGTCGTTTGAGTGGAGTGCTATCAGAAACATTTCCTATAGTGAGAAAGAGGTATGATGGCTTTGAtatattataatttttatatggGCATGGGTGTGGACTGGGATTCTTGGAACAGGCTGAAAGCTGTCTCTGTTTAAATAAtttgggggagaaggggaaaatcATAGGAAGCtttgttacaaaaaataaaaaaacagacCTGCCTTTCAGATGCACTGCATAACCTTGGTTCCCCTAGGAGCCAGAGGCTGCTCTGAGCTCTCTAAACTTTGAGCTCTCTATTCTGGTTACTTCCCTACTGCTTGTCCTTTGCAAAACAAGTGTGTTGATCTCTGAAAAACATAGATATTATGAATGCCATCGTGACTAGCTTCTTCAGTTATCTCAGCAGGAATTAAATGACCCATGAACACTTAATGCCATTTTCATGTGCAGAAACTGTCCTTGTAGATGAGGTTTGAAGCACAGTGGCAAGAGGAGACATGCAGGAGACATACATGTTTTTCTGCCTAAGTCCTGCCAGTTTGCCAGTGCATGATTTCAGTCTTCAGCACAACCTTACCCCTGCAATTTCACTTGTGATTTCAGAGCCTATCTTTTAACTGTAGAAAACAGTGGGGAGTGGATGAAATTTAGTCTCATTACAAATCATGTGGCTACAAAGAAAGCTATAATCAGAAgaacaaacccagaaaaactacatTGGTACTAGAATATGTGGAATTTGTCAGCCAAAGGACAGCATAGCCTGTTCCATTTTCTGTGGGCCTTTTGAAAAACACTGAGGATGAGATTTGCTGTTTGGAGGTAGATGTGCATACATTAAATCAGGCAGGGCAGACTACGGGAGTTCTGCCTCCAAAATGTTTTTGCATGACATTAAACTTCCCCTTTGGTCTATGAATAAACCGCTTTAACTCCCTGTTATTGGGAAACTGGGCAGCCCTGTATTAAAGCTTCACTGTATTGAGTGACACATTCACAGCCCTGCTCCTCACAAGGCAATGCATTCAACCAGTTGTTACCTACAGGGTGAAACGAGCTGTAGGACATTATGATCTTGGTGACTCAGATGGCCCAAAATTATACATTACATGGGAAATGAATTATAGGAATAGTGTTAGCTCACCCATGAGTCACAGAAAACAGGATCTTAAAGAATGGAGCTGTATTTTGTTATACAGCCAAACTGAGCACAACATATGAAGTGAAACAGTGTGTACTGATCTGGCAACATCAAAGCCCTTCGTGTCCTCTGGAAAGAAAGCAGGAGCTCCAGGACTGTTATCTGATGGTCAGAAGAACAAGTCCTTCAGGTCCTTGATAAGTTTTGGTTGCACCTGCAATGACTTGTATTCAGAGAGGTGTTTGACATCTCCCTGACTTTAAGAATATGACTTCTGAGGATTAGTAAGGTATCCTGTTTTCTGGATAACCAATATTTGTTTGTGTTCTTAGTATAGTGTGCGATGCACAGGTGGTATTATTATGGTAACCACCATCCAAACTGGCACCAGAGTGGGTCTGCTATGGGAGCAGATGAGGAACTTGTGTAACAGCAGCCCTGATTCTGATTCTTTTGAGCAAAACATTTTTGCATCACTCTGCCCACATTTGTGGCCTAAATCACTGCTTCCCTGGAGAGAAATGGAGATAGGCTAAAGTTTGCATTAGCATTAATAGTTTCAGCTTTGGTTTTTATCTTTCTCActgttgcctttctttttttcttttgcctgtatAGTTAACTATTAAACCTCTTGACAAAAAAGCAGAagtcttcaagttcttttcctcTCAACTCAAAGTGAACAAATTGGTACGTGTCCTGCTTTCCTTCTTTAAAACTGAGCCTGGTAATACTGATATCtgactgaaaaatattgtttGTAAAATCTATGGAGAGGCCAGGGAGCATTGAGTTTCTGCATGTGTCTTCCTGAGGATTGCTCTGCCTGGGAAGTCAGGGTACATATGTTTGTCCTCTGCAAAGGGGAGATGATGGGTGGAAAGCAAGATGTGGAAGACAGCCCAAATCACAAAGGGAAATCCAGGTCCTGGGAGGGGAGGATGTAGCATATGGGAAGGTGCAAAGCCAATGCAGCATCTGCTTGTCTGGCTACTGTGGGTTCTGAATCAGCTGCTATCTCTCCTCTTCTGGGTGAAGCAACAAGGAAGGGACCTAATCAGCTGGCTAACTGTATCATCATTGATTGCTTCCTAACACAACCATCACAGGGACTGGGTCACTTCTCAGTAAGCTTGTGGAAGGGCCATCACAGATAACCGTTCCCACAGCTACATTTTGTGTACTCTTGACCTAGATCTATTGCCTGTTCTTATTCAGGAAAATGGAATCAGAGAGGGATAAAGGACAGAAGGAACCACTCATCCTGTTATGAACTTTTCTAAACTATTATGTACATGGGTATGAGCCTGTCCTGGGTGCTGATTTTCTCAGAGAAGCAACTGTCAGCACTTGTGCTGAAGTCAGAATTGTCAGTGTCTGTCCTGTGAGGCCAGTGTGGGGTTCTTTGTTCCTCTGGCTGGTGCACAAGTACATCAAAATCACATTTGCTTTGCTATTCCTATCCAGATTCTGCAGTTGTGCATTGGAAACCACGACCTATTTATGAGGAGAAGAAAAGTGGACTCAATAGAGATCCAGCAAATGAAAGCACAAGCCAGGGaagaaaaagctagaaaaaaggtAGATTCTTTCTGCTTGTCTGTTATTGGAAACACGGATTATTATTCCAGCTGGTGCCCTTGCTGTCCATGCATTGCATCAATATGCGTGTGTGGGAGGTGAGAAAGTGCAGCAGGATTGAATGTGGGAACAGCTCTAGTGTGTATGCAGCATCGGAGGATGTAAGTAATGTTTGTGAAACTGAATAGGTGATTACAAAGATTTGGGGTACATAACAGATCAATCCAAATGCTCTCCCAGCAGTCTGAAATAACCAGTATTACCTGTCAGAGGAGTGCAGAGCTGAAGAGTGCAAGCAGCTTCAGCACTGCATCTCTGGTAAATAGCAGTCCACCAGCTAGAGAGCAGTTCATTCTTCATTAGATTCATTTGTGGTGCTGCCTCAGGCCCAGATGAGATTCTGCTGCAAACTGACAAATAGAATGATATTGCTCATTCTATTTCCAGATGGAGAATCAAAGGCTGGCCAGGGAGAAGCAGCTCCGAGAAGAAGCTGAGCGAGCCAAAGAAGAGCTGGAAAGGCGTCTTTTCCAGCTGGAAGATGAAGCCAGGCAGGCCAACGAGGCCCTGGTGAGTAGCATATTAGTCTGAATGTTCTTGTGCTTGATGGACTTTCTTGgtttagaagcttttttttttcttatggttcCTGTGAGACATGAATTATGACTCAGGCAAGGCTGGAGAGTTTCTGACCACGGGTGGAGAGGGCATGCTGGAATAACTGTGAAAACTCCCATCTGCCATAACCTTCATTTGCTGTGATCCTTTTGCTCCCTGTATTTGGTTCACAGTAATTTCTTCAggcaaagagggaagaaagaaagtaaCCTTGGAGCTGAAACTGAGAGAAAGGCGCATGGTACACTGGCAACTGAAGGGGCCAACTTCAATTTTTTGTTGAAGTCTTTGTCCAACTCTAAGCAAATGTGCTTCCTTGTTTTGTAGAGGTGAGAGGTGGGAAGTTAGGGAAtttggagcagaggaagaacaCCAGGTCCTACAATTATGTTTactatactttttattttaaggaattaatattttatcactTGATCTTTTGGGGAAGGATGTCCTCTTCCTGACTGCCTGCAGGGGTGATTTTGCAAGGTAATTAAGGAAAATTGTCTCCTCTTAGCTCCGATCTCAGGAAGCAGCTGAGTTGCTGGCTGAGAAAGCTCAGATTGCAGAGGAAGAGGCAAAATTGTTGGCCCAGAATGCTGCAGAAGCTGAGCAAGAACGACAGAGGCTGGAGATCACAGCTCTGAAAACCAAGGAGGAGAAACGCCTGATGGAGCAGAAGATGCGGGAGGCAGAGCTGAtagcagtgaagctggtgaaggaatCTGACCGGAGGTTAGAGTTGCTTGAGTGGGGTTATGGTCCCTAGTGGGATGCCTGGGTGGAGAGTGCTGCTTTTCTCAGAGCTAAGCCCATGAGGGAGGGATTGTTCCCAAAGCAACACTTCAGAGTGACTATGCCTTCTTGTATCTTGTTTGTTCCACCTGGTACCAGTGGTTATGATGCAAGTCAAGAATTTTATAGAGGATCAGATGCAAGGCTTTAGTGATGTTTAGTGTTTAAGATCCAGAATACAGAAGCAGCACATTCTTCTTAGCTAGGTAGCTAGTGCTCTTTTGATAACACTATCTAAATTTACCCACCTGTATATCCTGTGAGTTAGGAGgctgtttttttcattcatcAGTACCAAGTGATGGTCTCTTGTCCCTTTCAGTTTTTTGAGAAGTGTAAACCAGGTAAGCTTGTGTGGAATATAAACCACTCTAAGTGCTTGCATGTTCCATAACACTGTGCTGTCTGAAGATGCAGAGCAGACCAGACCAATGTTAATAAAGGATGTTTAACCTTACTATTAAGGGCCTTCTGCTTGTTTTAGGATACTGCCAAAAAGCTTGTCAAAATAAAGAGCAGATATGTTCCACCTCTCCCTACCTCAGGGAGGATCTCTGACAGCCGAGAAAATCTGTATCAGCAGGTCATAACTGAGCCCATGGAAACTAGGAGTAGGAAAAAACATGTTAATTCAGCCAGTTTGTGCAGGATTTCTTTGAAAGCATGTCATGCTCTGTCCAGTTAGTTCTCTATGTGACCATCCTACCACAGGTGTCTTTGGGTAATCACAGTAATGGATCTTGTACTCTGGAAGCTAATGAAGTGCATAGCTCTGAAATCCATATGTTTTATACTGGAAATCATCAACCATTCATGTCAGGTTATTTGTCTTACAGAGCCAAGGAAGCAGAGCATCTGAAACAAGATCTGCATGAAGCCAGAGAGGCTGAAcggaaagcaaagcagaagctcTTAGACATAACCAGGCTTAATTATCCTGTAAGCTTCTACTCTGCTGCGCACCACTTCATATTCATGGATAGTCAGATGTTGACTGCATTTTTGTAGCTCCCATCAAGCTGAGTAGTGGCTGGGGGACAAACACCTATGGAACCACCTGGTGCCTGAATACAGTGTAGCTAGGATGGAAGTTGTATTTGTTTGGGGCAGTGGGTCAGGATGTTAAGAAAGGTAAAACAAAAGTTAAAAACAGGACTGGTGTTGGGACTTGGGGAGCAGAGCTTCTTGCCTGCATTCATGCCTAATACTGACTCTGTGCTGTCTCAGGTGATACTTTGTGGAGGTGGCTGTGGTGAGCCAGCTGTGTGGTCCTGGCATGTGAATTGCCTGTGAGTGTCTTTAAGGCAAAGCAGATGAAGCTGTCTCCAGCAAGAAGGCAGAGCTAAAGCTGTGTGCCCCAACTCCCTCTTCTGCTCCAGTCTTGCTGAGAATGGATTTCCATTCTCTGAAATAGGAACAATGCAGCCAGGATACTCCTCTGCCTTTGGATTATGTGGGATGTAGACTTCAGCAGTTCATCTGGGGCCACTCGTAGAGGGGAAGGGCTGCAGGAGCATCTGTGTGTCTCAGAATCCATGGGTAACTTATGAGATGGCTTGGTATGGCATTCTTACAGAAGCTGGGAAGATAAACCCAAATTCAAACAATCAGATTTTACTGACAGTGCTTGTGTTGTCTCTTTCAGCACATGGTCAAGTACCCACAATATTCACCAGCTGACACCAGAGATGCCAACTTTGACAAAGGATCCATAAAACTGGATTTGAAGGACATTGACCTAAAGAGACTTTCCTTTGAGATAGAGAGAGAGAGGTATCAGTATTCTTGTGGtgtaaataaatggaaatgttaataatggaaagtacagaaaggaaaaaaaatctctgggaaTTACAGTTCATCCTTCTAACAACTCAAGATGACTTCCTACTTGTACATACGGCTAGAGGCCTTTTACTGAGCTGGTGTGGATTATGTCTGGGTAAAACTAGCTATTTACACAGAGAAAGAGTGTTTTGGTGGCATTAAGCTGTGACAAGTCTGGAACCCTTCTGTCTTGAAGAGCATTATGTCAGGGACAAAGTACTTTGCCGGAGTAGCAGCATGTTAGAGGACAGAAGCTTCCCTCTAGTGTTGAAGTATGGTATCGCTTTGATCTAATACTTGAGAGGGTTTTTCTCTGGGTCTGGAATGAAATGCTTGGTAAAATGGTAGTAAGGTGTGAATGCTGAAGGGTGGAAGTGAACCCCCTTCTCACTGGGCCAGGGGAGTTAGGCCGACGTGTGCCAGACTTCACTTTCCCTATCAaaagactaaaataaaacaaaacttcctctctcctctctccacaCACACCTGTTCTTGAGCTATATCATGCCAATAAGTTTCTTGTCTCCAATGTGTGGACTACAGGCTAGACTACttagaaaagagcagaaaattcgAAGATCGACTGAAAGAACTGAAGTCTGAAATTCATGCTTTGAAACTAGAAGAAAAACAGTCTGGGCTTTACTCTCACTGGAATGAAGTCCTGGGATCCTTGGATCGCTCTTTAGGAAATGTATGTACCCTAAACACCTGCCTGACACTCTTTTCAGCATGAACCATAAAAAGGAATAGTGAGGGTGTGCCAAAGGTAGTTGCTGTATTTCAGTTCAAGGCATGTGCTTTAGTACCCTTGATAGTAAAATATTAGAGGTGTGAACATAGACAATGAAAATTCATGTCAAAGTAAAATCCAAGAAGTTTTTCCTGGGTGGGATACTGGTACCATAAGCAAAAAATAATCATCTTATTTTACAGGTTATAATAGCACAGTAAGGGTTTAAGGTTTTGGAGCAAACAAAATTGTTGTAACTtaataatacatttaaatgtaGTTCCTCATAGTTTGCATCACATTCTCATTCATGTGCTTTGTGGTTTCTAAAAATCATAAAAGTCTCGGTGTATTATTAAGGCATTGAGGAGCTAAACCCAGATTTTCATCATAAATTTCTTATGTGTATAAACACTCCAGCTTCTTCCTGAACCAGTGGAAGAATAGGGCTGGTTTTGTCTTTCCAGGTTGTTCCACATGCAAAAATGGCTCTGAGTCAACAGTTTTGGAGAGAGAAGGGAGGCTTGGAAGAATTATGAAGGAAGAtggcttttattttcagactATGCATCTGATGTTCTTTTTGGCTTGAGTGTTGATATAGAGAGGGCATTAAACTTCCATGTGttcttttcttttgaagactCCATCATGGATGAAAACCTTTGAAACTGGAGATTCATTGGATATAAATCTTCAAAGACCTTTCTCTGCTTACTCGTTAAATACTACAAGCAGCTGGCCTTGTACCAACAAAATTCAGCACACGGTGCCAGTAGAAAAGTCATCTTCTCAAGCAAATTCCTTGGTTGCTAACAGTGTGGGCACAGGAACCAGAAAACAGATTATAAAGGTAATCAGATTTGTAAGTAAATTCCCAAATGTTGACTAAAAGTTGAGAGGTAAAGAATGTCTGGCTTTAGGGACCTGTTTTGTCTGGCTCTGACACAGCCTCTCAGATGAGGAGTCAGTGCATGGCTGTTGCATGAGTTTGGAGACTAGGCATTGGCACACCCTTTGGGACTGTTTATAACTCAGTTACCTGTTTTTTCTCACTTATGATCTAAGCTGGAATGCAAAGCTGTAAGCCTTAGTAAATGAAACAGATGCGCCTATGCAGTAGGAGGTTCtgtgttaaattttatttgtatCAGCCAGGCTTGGAAATAAGCATGTGCTCCCATGTATAGAGAGCTTAAAACATACGTGCCTGTCCTCTGGTTTTAAGGGGCAGGGAGTAAGATACCAGTAAGTGCCTAGACTTCCAACAACAGTTCAGTTCTCTTCTAGTGTGTTCCCTGTCAGAGTCCCAAAGAGCTAATGAGCTGGGTCTTGTGAAAAAACAACCTGCTTTTAAATAGCACTGGAATGGAGACTCTAGTACGCATTCAAGAAAAACTGTAAGGGCAGGGCAGTCCTGAACAGTGGGAAGGAAATCAGCTTTCTCTTGGTGATGCTAATTGTGCAAGGCATTGGAAGTGAAGAAAGCTTGGTGTATTTGCTGCTGGTTTACATGAAGAAAACTGAGGGGTTTAGGATCAGTTAGAGGCTCTAGTATATAACATTGAAGACTTGAATCTTCAGGGTTTTGTGCTTAGAACTAGAAGGAACACAACGGAGTGTAACAACAGATGAGGAAGCAGCTCTTTCTAATGCAAGTAACAAGCAACTTTTATAACTAATTTAATCCAAAGAGCAAGGGTAAGGCAAATATGCttgttttaagaagaaagaaaaagctattgCAGAAAATCTTGCAAAAGGCTGTGGCGTCAGAGGTAAAGGAAGAACTGGACCAAAGGGAGTTACTTTGCTTTAGTGTACGAGTTCGGGGCAAAACTGATTTTTCCCATTTGATTTACTTGTAGGTTCAGCAGCATGACTCGGATGTGATCTACATTTGAAGTGTCTCGTTTCCTTACCAGACTGGTAGAACCTGATGGCCATCTTTCTGGCTGCTGCAAAATGCACCTGTACAAGGAGGACGCTTGCACAGCTCTGCCTGACAGTCAACAGCATAAGAGACATGGTACTGTAGTCATGGTCAGAGCTGTGCTGTTCAGCTTCTGAGCAGCAAACGTAAGCTGGGAGCACTAAAACTACCAGTCTCAAATGGCTGGTGTCTTTGGGTACAATGGTAAACACAAACCCAGAGGAGTTTTGTTTACTACTTATGCACttttgaagaaattctttatACTTTGCTAAACTTTCCTCCCTCAAGAGGAGTTTTTACACGCCGACTCATCAATGTGGTACACTTACCTTTCTATAAAGGATGCTAGGCAGCAAGTGTCCAGGAGGTGTCTGAGATGAGAAAATTGTATGTGATCTTGGTGTTTACCTACATGATAGACTAATTCTGGTTTGGTCCATGGGACATGACTCCCACAGTGCTGCTCAACACTTTAGTGTTTGCCtgccaaatattttccttttcctcaccAAACATTTCTTAGTTTAATTGATTTGCATTTCTCTGTGAGAAATCTCAGCTTTTAATTCCAGAAGTGGACATCTTGAAATACCTCCTCATTCCTGGGGGAATCCTTTGTTTGGAAAAGCTTCTGTTCTCTCTACAGTTTCTGACTAGATCAAGTGCTTTTGCCACTCCAGCAAACTTCACATACATTACCTTGTTTCCCAGTCCTGTGTTATACAGCTTCCAAattagaaaaagacaaaagatgcTATTGTGTCTGCTGAAGCTGGACCTCTCATGGAAGAGGTGCATGCAGCAAAATGCCTGCCTCATTAGTAAAACCTACttgcattttctggttttgtgtgtgtttgtctgtttCACCATAAATCTTCAGTCTGAGGACTTCTGGGGAAGCAGCCAATGTGCAGCTGTAGCTAAAGTATTAGCAAAGTTGAGCATGTGACATGTGATATAAAAAGGAATGTTAATGTTAAATATCTTGTTCTAAAGgctaaaattaagaaaaatgtttgatAAAAAGCTTTGATTTCCACTTGCTCGTAGCTGCTTTGAAGTGAATCCTATGTCAATATGACAACATTAACAAGACAAGTTCTAAGGACAAATGCCCAAATCTCCTCTGTACCCAGCTGCAAGAGCGAGAGCCCAGGGGGGCAGCATCTCTGTGCTCAGACCTCTACCAGTCATGATAGTTACAGGGCAAAATGCATATAACAGTGACTGGCAAAGCTGTGTCAGCCTCTAGAGCAGTTGCTGCCTCTGCTGTGCAGAGGGAGGGGAGTGTTAATTTGCTTCACACCTCATGTTGTGGGGAAAACCCTCTGCCAGCCCTTAGAACTCACCCACCCACTGTGGCAAAGGGACCAGAACAGGCCTGTCACTTGTGTGAAGTTTCTTGAAAATGAGAAGTAATTGAAAAGCTAAATGTTTTGGGGCAGGTTGAACAGTCTTCATCCACATGGTTGCCATCTTGCCATGGCCACAGCCTGGTGGAGTCTCTCACCAGCGCTGGTTGGCCACCCCTCTGCTCTTACAACCAACACATCTTGGCTGTCAATCTGATTTTTAAGGAGCTTGgccttttcttcctcagctgaTGTGCCAGGAGCATTGTGGCCACCTT
Above is a genomic segment from Athene noctua chromosome 19, bAthNoc1.hap1.1, whole genome shotgun sequence containing:
- the LOC141968197 gene encoding merlin-like — encoded protein: MIWCGCPHKLKDMSIRGLKKKQPRTFKVKIITVDAEMEFSCEMKWKGKDLFDLVCRALGLRETWFFGLQYTIKGMCTWLKMDKKVLDQEIPKEDPISFHFLAKFYPEKVEEELLQEITQHLFFLQVKKQILNEEIYCSPEATVLLASYAVQAKYGDYDPNFHEPGFLAHDELLPKRVLRQYQLTAEMWEEKITAWYAEHRGIARDEAEMNYLKIAQDLEMYGVNYFPIAQNKNHTDLLLGVDAKGIHIYSINNRFSPNKSFEWSAIRNISYSEKELTIKPLDKKAEVFKFFSSQLKVNKLILQLCIGNHDLFMRRRKVDSIEIQQMKAQAREEKARKKMENQRLAREKQLREEAERAKEELERRLFQLEDEARQANEALLRSQEAAELLAEKAQIAEEEAKLLAQNAAEAEQERQRLEITALKTKEEKRLMEQKMREAELIAVKLVKESDRRAKEAEHLKQDLHEAREAERKAKQKLLDITRLNYPHMVKYPQYSPADTRDANFDKGSIKLDLKDIDLKRLSFEIERERLDYLEKSRKFEDRLKELKSEIHALKLEEKQSGLYSHWNEVLGSLDRSLGNTPSWMKTFETGDSLDINLQRPFSAYSLNTTSSWPCTNKIQHTVPVEKSSSQANSLVANSVGTGTRKQIIKVQQHDSDVIYI